TCCCCAATCGCTAAATTTCTTTGACTGACTTCTTTCAATTCTACCTCTACGAACTCGTTTGATAAATCGGATTCCGACGGCACGCCTACCTTCACATAATTCTCCGTAAACCCTTGAAACAAACCAGATTCATTTTGCTCTTCCATCAATACTTTTACGCTCTTACCTATTTGCTGTTTGTAAAAATGCGTTTTCTTTTCACTGGATAATTTTCTTAAAATTTCGCTACGCTCTTTTTTTGCTTGTGCCTCTACTTTATCTTTCATTTTAACTGCAGCGGTGCATTCTCGTTCCGAAAAAGGAAATACATGAAAATAAGCAAAAGGCAATTGCTTTAAAAGTCGGTGGGTATTGGCAAACTCCGCTTCGCCTTCCCCAGGGAATCCCACCATGACATCGGTTCCCAAACAAACGTCCGGGATAAGATTGGCGACCATTTCCACGAACTCAACATATTCAGCAACATTATAAAGTCTGCGCATGTTCGACAAAACCGAATCATCGCCGCTCTGGAGCGGAATATGAAAATGGTTGCAGAGCTTTTCAGATTCAGCCATGTGATCGACAAGCTCCATGGGAATCGTTGTCGGCTCAATCGAACTGATACGGATGCGCTCCAATCCATCGATAGTTTCAAGCATCTTGACAATATCCAGAACGGTCTTCCCTTCAAATTCGTAAGTTCCGATATTGACGCCACTAAGAACCAGTTCTTTGTGTCCTCTTT
The window above is part of the candidate division KSB1 bacterium genome. Proteins encoded here:
- the mtaB gene encoding tRNA (N(6)-L-threonylcarbamoyladenosine(37)-C(2))-methylthiotransferase MtaB, encoding MTQPNYKASFYTLGCRLNQAETALISDTFKEKGYRIVEYGEPTDICVINTCTVTEQADAKCRQLVRQVLKRSPDAFVAVIGCYAQMGSEALRKIEGIDLIVGTEEKMEVADFIDIPQKLPEPIVRKSKISKTPFTISSVGNYENATRANLKVQDGCDFMCTFCVIPFARGRGRSRAFWDIQREAIQLVERGHKELVLSGVNIGTYEFEGKTVLDIVKMLETIDGLERIRISSIEPTTIPMELVDHMAESEKLCNHFHIPLQSGDDSVLSNMRRLYNVAEYVEFVEMVANLIPDVCLGTDVMVGFPGEGEAEFANTHRLLKQLPFAYFHVFPFSERECTAAVKMKDKVEAQAKKERSEILRKLSSEKKTHFYKQQIGKSVKVLMEEQNESGLFQGFTENYVKVGVPSESDLSNEFVEVELKEVSQRNLAIGEILK